One Chryseobacterium indoltheticum DNA segment encodes these proteins:
- a CDS encoding zinc ribbon domain-containing protein YjdM, with product MSDAVICPKCSSEFTYEQDNLMVCSQCFHEWDPKEVGNEDKILDINGNELQNGDSVIVMKDLPVKGAPKPVKSGTKVKNIRLRPNSDHNIDCKIDGFGAMALKSEFVKKA from the coding sequence ATGAGTGACGCAGTTATTTGCCCGAAATGTAGTTCTGAATTTACGTATGAACAAGATAACTTAATGGTCTGTTCACAGTGTTTCCACGAATGGGATCCTAAGGAAGTGGGAAATGAAGATAAGATTTTAGACATCAATGGAAATGAGCTCCAAAATGGAGATTCGGTAATTGTAATGAAAGATCTTCCGGTAAAAGGTGCTCCGAAACCTGTAAAATCAGGAACTAAAGTGAAAAATATCCGCTTAAGACCAAACAGCGATCATAATATTGATTGTAAAATTGATGGTTTTGGCGCAATGGCTTTGAAATCTGAATTTGTAAAGAAAGCTTAA
- a CDS encoding sulfate/molybdate ABC transporter ATP-binding protein, whose translation MLLEINNLYFSHSQEKPLFQNFNLKLDEGKIIALAGESGCGKSTLLSLIYGLHDWNQGEIVFEGRKLMGPKGNLVPGEAEMKFVAQNFDLMPYATVADNVGKFISNINLAKKKEKVLELLDVVGLVEFANVLPKNLSGGQQQRVAIARALSVLPKLLLLDEPFSNLDFARKIELREKLFRYVKENNISLIISTHELQDIIAWTDQIIVLQNGRLIQNNSAEETYKDPYNPYVAKLFGEVNIFSENEISYLPVSRFFYYPHQIKISENGVEAEVLESRFAGNHYWNKIKFKNREMVIFSNQLLENSVQITFE comes from the coding sequence ATGCTATTAGAGATAAACAATCTATATTTTTCTCATTCTCAGGAAAAACCGCTTTTTCAAAACTTTAATCTGAAACTGGATGAAGGTAAAATCATCGCATTGGCAGGTGAAAGCGGTTGTGGAAAATCTACGTTACTAAGTCTTATCTACGGGTTACACGACTGGAATCAGGGGGAAATTGTTTTTGAAGGCAGAAAACTGATGGGTCCTAAAGGAAATCTCGTTCCGGGTGAAGCTGAAATGAAGTTTGTAGCACAAAACTTTGATTTGATGCCTTATGCAACGGTTGCAGATAACGTGGGTAAATTTATTTCCAATATCAATTTAGCCAAGAAAAAAGAGAAAGTTTTAGAACTTTTGGATGTTGTTGGTTTGGTTGAATTTGCGAATGTTTTACCAAAAAATTTAAGTGGCGGGCAACAGCAAAGAGTCGCCATTGCGAGAGCACTTTCTGTACTTCCAAAGTTACTTTTACTTGACGAACCGTTTAGTAATCTTGATTTTGCAAGAAAAATTGAGCTTCGCGAAAAACTGTTCAGGTATGTAAAAGAAAATAATATCTCTTTGATAATTTCTACTCACGAACTGCAGGATATTATTGCATGGACTGATCAAATTATCGTTCTACAAAACGGAAGACTTATTCAAAATAATAGCGCAGAAGAAACATATAAAGATCCTTACAATCCTTATGTAGCAAAGCTTTTTGGGGAAGTAAATATTTTCAGTGAGAATGAAATTTCATACTTACCGGTTTCCAGATTTTTTTATTATCCACATCAGATCAAAATATCTGAAAATGGTGTTGAAGCTGAAGTTTTGGAAAGCAGATTCGCAGGAAATCATTACTGGAATAAGATTAAATTTAAAAACAGGGAAATGGTGATATTTAGTAATCAGCTGCTTGAAAATTCAGTTCAGATTACTTTCGAATAA
- a CDS encoding YceI family protein has product MKRILFSLAIPALLTVVSCSKEKPVTSDTNEVTTTKDGSRFVLDTLNSNVEWKGYKVFKSENTSHFGTIKFESGDVTIKDGKLESGKFVADMASLSSEDLKNDAEKLKKLNGHLKSADFFEVEKFPTASYEITKVSPSAEGDYNTVLDGNLTVKGITKPVQFKANVAVNGGEVSIATEPKDIMREEFGVKFQSPAANGVIKNEVTLQIKVKALEKK; this is encoded by the coding sequence ATGAAAAGAATATTATTTTCTCTCGCTATTCCGGCTTTATTAACTGTTGTTTCTTGTTCTAAAGAAAAACCGGTAACAAGTGATACCAATGAGGTTACAACAACGAAAGACGGAAGCCGATTTGTTTTGGATACTTTAAACAGTAATGTAGAATGGAAAGGGTATAAAGTTTTTAAATCTGAAAATACGAGTCATTTCGGAACCATCAAATTTGAAAGCGGTGATGTAACGATAAAAGACGGGAAGCTCGAAAGCGGAAAATTTGTGGCTGATATGGCGTCTCTAAGTTCTGAAGATTTAAAAAATGATGCGGAAAAATTAAAAAAACTTAATGGTCATTTGAAAAGTGCTGACTTTTTTGAAGTTGAAAAATTTCCGACAGCATCTTATGAAATTACAAAAGTAAGCCCTTCCGCAGAAGGTGATTATAATACCGTATTAGACGGGAATTTAACGGTGAAAGGTATTACAAAACCTGTTCAGTTTAAGGCGAATGTTGCTGTAAACGGGGGAGAAGTGAGTATTGCAACTGAACCTAAAGATATTATGAGAGAAGAATTTGGAGTGAAATTTCAATCTCCTGCTGCAAATGGGGTAATTAAAAATGAAGTAACGCTGCAGATTAAGGTAAAGGCTTTAGAAAAAAAATAA
- the asnB gene encoding asparagine synthase B, whose product MCGIVCLFDAKQSTEILRPQVLEMSKKIRHRGPDWSGVFQSEKVVFSHERLAIVDPASGKQPLFSKDGKIVLAVNGEIYNHRELKEEFPDYEFQTQSDCEVILALYQKYGKDFIEKLNGIFAFALYDIENNIYLIARDHMGICPLYQGWDREGNYYVASELKALEGICKKIETFLPGHYLYNIEGHELQQWYKRDWENFDAVKDNVTDIQAIRKGLEDAVHRQLMSDVPYGVLLSGGLDSSIISAVTAKFARQRIESGDTQEAWYPRLHSFAVGLVGSPDLAAAKKAAEHIGSIHHEVNFTVQEGLDAIRDVIYHLETYDVTTIRASTPMYLLARVIKSMGIKMVLSGEGADELFGGYLYFHKAPNAKEFHDETVRKLNKLHLYDCLRANKALMSWGIEGRVPFLDKEFMDIAMNVNPEDKMIRKEEGKIEKWVLRKAFEDLLPDSIAWRQKEQFSDGVGYSWIDTLKDIAEKYVSDEMMANAKFRFPLNTPQNKEEYRYRTIFEEHFPSETAAATVPSVPSVACSTPIALEWDEAFKKMNDPSGRAVKVHETSY is encoded by the coding sequence ATGTGCGGAATCGTTTGCCTATTTGACGCAAAACAGTCAACCGAAATATTAAGACCTCAAGTCTTGGAAATGTCTAAGAAAATCCGTCATCGCGGTCCGGATTGGAGTGGAGTTTTTCAAAGTGAAAAAGTTGTTTTTTCTCATGAAAGATTAGCTATCGTAGATCCGGCTTCAGGAAAACAGCCTTTGTTTTCAAAAGATGGAAAAATTGTACTTGCCGTAAATGGTGAAATTTACAATCACAGAGAACTAAAAGAAGAATTTCCCGATTATGAATTTCAAACTCAGTCTGATTGCGAAGTTATTCTTGCTCTTTACCAGAAATACGGAAAAGATTTTATTGAAAAATTAAACGGCATCTTTGCTTTTGCATTATACGATATTGAAAACAATATTTATCTGATTGCGAGAGATCACATGGGAATTTGTCCGCTTTATCAAGGTTGGGACAGAGAGGGAAACTATTATGTTGCCTCAGAACTGAAAGCCCTGGAAGGAATCTGCAAAAAAATTGAAACTTTTTTACCGGGACATTACTTATATAATATTGAAGGGCATGAGCTTCAGCAATGGTACAAAAGAGATTGGGAGAACTTTGATGCCGTAAAAGACAACGTTACAGATATTCAGGCAATCAGAAAAGGATTGGAAGATGCTGTTCACAGACAATTGATGAGTGATGTTCCTTACGGCGTTTTGCTTTCGGGAGGATTAGACTCTTCAATTATCTCTGCTGTTACCGCAAAATTTGCAAGACAGAGAATAGAAAGTGGCGACACCCAGGAAGCGTGGTATCCGAGGCTGCACAGTTTTGCCGTTGGATTGGTTGGTTCTCCCGATCTGGCCGCTGCAAAAAAAGCGGCGGAACATATCGGTTCTATTCATCATGAAGTTAACTTTACCGTTCAGGAAGGTCTTGACGCAATTCGGGATGTGATTTATCATTTGGAAACTTACGATGTAACAACAATCAGAGCTTCTACTCCGATGTATCTTTTGGCAAGAGTCATCAAATCAATGGGAATAAAAATGGTGCTTTCAGGTGAAGGTGCAGACGAATTGTTTGGTGGATATTTGTATTTCCATAAAGCTCCGAACGCTAAAGAATTCCATGATGAAACGGTAAGAAAACTTAATAAACTTCATTTATACGATTGTTTAAGAGCCAACAAAGCACTGATGAGTTGGGGAATTGAAGGAAGAGTTCCGTTTTTGGATAAAGAATTCATGGATATTGCGATGAATGTAAACCCCGAAGATAAAATGATTCGCAAAGAAGAAGGAAAAATTGAAAAATGGGTTTTACGTAAAGCTTTTGAAGATCTTCTACCAGATTCTATTGCGTGGAGACAAAAAGAACAGTTTTCCGATGGCGTTGGTTATTCGTGGATCGACACTTTAAAAGATATTGCTGAAAAATATGTTTCTGATGAAATGATGGCGAATGCAAAATTCAGATTTCCATTAAACACTCCGCAAAACAAAGAAGAATATCGATACCGAACAATTTTTGAAGAACATTTCCCAAGCGAAACTGCAGCTGCAACCGTTCCATCGGTTCCTTCTGTAGCATGCTCCACTCCTATCGCATTAGAATGGGACGAAGCATTCAAAAAGATGAACGACCCGAGTGGACGAGCTGTAAAAGTACATGAAACGTCTTACTAA
- the tyrS gene encoding tyrosine--tRNA ligase: MINILKENVEIILPENGLEQKLKQAKEENRKLVIKLGFDPTAPDLHLGHAVVLKKLKQFQDLGHQIIIIVGSFTARIGDPTGKNKARKPLSAEEVQHNAETYINQLSKVIDVEKTKIVFNSDWLDSLNFSEVIQLMSKVTVAQLMHRNDFNKRFTENSPIAMHELVYPILQGFDSVKIECDIEMGGTDQLFNCTMGRQLQETHQMSPQILMCMPLLKGLDGKEKMSKSLNNIIGLTDEPNEMFGKTMSIPDALINEFIDLTTNFSNTEKQNLKSRITDGENPMNIKKVIAKNIISQYHNEEFAELAEQFFINQFQNKNFEEKVFEPVSIESLFPNKSKISLIELCHQLKNNESKSFIRRLIESGGIQINNMKINDPNAEIKLLKETKIKIGKRDFFELM, translated from the coding sequence ATGATTAATATACTAAAAGAAAACGTAGAAATTATTCTACCTGAAAACGGTTTGGAACAGAAATTAAAACAAGCCAAAGAAGAAAACAGAAAACTCGTCATCAAACTTGGTTTTGACCCCACTGCGCCGGATTTACATTTGGGACACGCCGTTGTTTTGAAAAAACTAAAACAGTTTCAGGATTTGGGACATCAAATTATCATCATCGTCGGAAGTTTTACGGCAAGAATAGGTGATCCAACCGGGAAAAACAAAGCCCGAAAACCTTTGAGCGCTGAAGAAGTACAGCATAATGCAGAAACCTATATCAACCAGCTTTCAAAAGTAATTGATGTAGAAAAAACGAAAATTGTTTTTAATTCTGACTGGCTGGATTCTTTGAATTTTTCAGAAGTTATTCAGTTGATGTCAAAAGTTACGGTGGCTCAACTGATGCATAGAAATGATTTCAACAAAAGATTTACAGAAAATTCCCCGATTGCAATGCATGAATTGGTGTACCCAATTTTACAGGGATTTGATTCGGTAAAAATAGAATGTGATATTGAAATGGGCGGAACCGACCAGCTTTTCAACTGCACAATGGGAAGGCAACTGCAGGAAACTCATCAAATGTCACCACAGATTTTGATGTGTATGCCTTTATTAAAAGGACTTGATGGAAAAGAAAAAATGAGTAAATCTTTAAATAATATCATCGGCTTAACAGACGAACCCAATGAAATGTTTGGAAAAACAATGTCCATTCCTGATGCTTTAATTAATGAATTTATCGACTTGACAACTAACTTTTCTAATACTGAAAAACAGAATTTAAAATCTCGAATTACAGACGGTGAAAACCCAATGAACATCAAAAAAGTCATTGCTAAAAATATTATTTCTCAATACCATAATGAAGAATTTGCTGAGCTTGCAGAACAGTTTTTCATCAATCAGTTTCAGAATAAAAATTTTGAGGAGAAAGTATTTGAGCCAGTTTCTATTGAATCATTATTTCCAAACAAATCGAAAATAAGCTTGATTGAACTTTGTCATCAGTTGAAAAACAACGAAAGTAAATCTTTTATCAGAAGATTAATTGAAAGCGGCGGAATTCAAATTAACAATATGAAAATCAATGATCCAAATGCAGAAATTAAGCTTTTAAAAGAGACGAAAATAAAGATTGGGAAAAGAGATTTTTTTGAATTGATGTAA
- a CDS encoding helix-hairpin-helix domain-containing protein codes for MKKTTSVSSILDAAKSYEYVDENPVKGGVKDVYFSPDRKYVVAFYRTPLENEQKERIKRIVSTYLVNIQNGNASEYYLDEVFRWPYDIVQKNNLTGIVVPVYSQKFFFAKGYVGSDNIAGGDKVGKWFTAPMFRNQHYPLRLDKSELGDWLSYFQISINITRGIKKLHQMGLAHSDLSYNNILVDPVTRSACIIDIDGLVVPKLFPPEVIGTADFIAPEVLKTKHLHLHDPGRQLPNQKTDLHALAVLIYMYLLRRHPLRGGKIWDLDSDKDEILSMGEKALFVEHPTDSSNKVRVEYLKKWDAFWGDPNKIPYTVTGPYLSELFKKAFIDGLHDPIKRPLANEWETALLKTVDLIQPCHNPECNEKWYVFDNTQTPRCPFCGTSHKGTLPVLDLYFKYDDEVWKPENHRLMVYHNQYLFKWHVSRKIIRNESLTFEDKKPVGYFTFYQDKWVLVNQTLTSMKDLNEQKEIPPNSMVELSEGKKILLSNEEGGRIIYVTMANQ; via the coding sequence ATGAAAAAAACAACCTCCGTTTCCTCGATTTTAGATGCTGCAAAATCCTATGAATATGTAGATGAAAACCCTGTAAAAGGTGGGGTGAAAGACGTTTATTTTTCGCCTGACAGAAAATATGTGGTGGCTTTTTACAGAACACCTTTAGAAAACGAACAAAAAGAAAGAATCAAAAGAATTGTTTCAACCTATTTGGTGAATATTCAGAATGGAAATGCTTCAGAATATTATTTGGATGAGGTTTTCAGATGGCCTTATGATATCGTTCAGAAAAATAATTTAACAGGAATTGTTGTTCCTGTCTACAGTCAAAAATTCTTTTTTGCCAAAGGATATGTAGGTTCAGACAATATTGCGGGCGGCGATAAAGTAGGAAAGTGGTTTACGGCTCCGATGTTTAGAAATCAACATTATCCGCTTCGTCTGGATAAATCTGAATTGGGAGATTGGTTAAGTTACTTTCAAATCTCCATCAATATTACTCGAGGAATTAAAAAACTGCATCAGATGGGTTTGGCGCATTCAGATCTTTCTTATAATAATATTTTGGTTGACCCGGTGACGAGATCTGCCTGTATTATTGATATTGACGGATTGGTGGTTCCAAAATTGTTTCCACCTGAAGTGATTGGAACTGCAGATTTTATTGCTCCGGAAGTTTTAAAAACAAAACATTTGCATCTGCATGATCCCGGAAGACAGCTTCCGAATCAGAAGACAGATCTTCATGCTTTGGCGGTTCTTATTTATATGTATTTGCTTCGTCGACATCCTTTAAGAGGTGGTAAAATTTGGGATCTTGATTCTGATAAAGATGAAATATTATCGATGGGAGAGAAAGCTCTTTTTGTAGAGCATCCAACGGATTCCAGCAATAAAGTACGAGTAGAATATCTTAAAAAATGGGATGCTTTTTGGGGTGATCCCAATAAAATTCCATACACCGTTACCGGACCTTATTTATCTGAATTGTTTAAAAAAGCTTTTATCGACGGGCTTCATGATCCGATTAAAAGACCTTTGGCGAATGAATGGGAAACGGCTTTGCTGAAAACAGTAGATTTAATTCAGCCTTGTCATAATCCTGAATGTAATGAGAAATGGTATGTTTTTGATAATACGCAAACTCCGAGATGTCCGTTTTGTGGAACTTCGCACAAAGGAACTTTACCGGTTCTTGATCTGTATTTTAAATATGATGATGAGGTTTGGAAACCCGAAAACCACCGATTGATGGTCTATCATAATCAATATCTTTTTAAATGGCATGTTTCACGAAAAATAATCCGCAATGAAAGTCTGACTTTTGAAGATAAAAAACCAGTTGGGTATTTTACTTTTTATCAGGATAAATGGGTTTTGGTGAATCAGACGTTGACTTCTATGAAAGATTTAAACGAACAAAAAGAGATTCCGCCCAATTCAATGGTTGAATTGTCTGAAGGCAAAAAAATATTGCTTTCCAATGAAGAAGGCGGAAGAATTATTTATGTGACGATGGCGAATCAATAG
- a CDS encoding PP2C family serine/threonine-protein phosphatase, whose translation MENTIRQILENHDIHDRKILDKIVSKLLTQTEIQTHVQLIIEAQNKIMHEAIIYKEREEFADAFFPITNAHSKKKYEFVFPMAQFPNIRIKNISGLELAGLNFEENTIKGIPFESDTYDLKIEFFHINDEENSEFKKAQLFVNADPKDLWKNIPSDKEAPFHKADKAKFKGNFSDKKIVIASQRGRSHAHEGKFRDDDFAVNELPNSWSIISVSDGAGSAQLARYGSELATQSINDYFKNAEVLTELDIHLNKIFNLENDYSEAKQNIIKILYEGVSDTFKTLKEKADEYEVTLKDLHSTLIFALVKKFDFGYIILSFGVGDCPINLINEDFSDVKLLNTMDVGEFGGGTRFVTMNEIFDENISSRFKITHAKDFSKLVLMTDGIYDPKFITENKLEDIESWKTFFEDLNGKNEDEAKVDFQNDETIDEQLLSWMDFWSKGNHDDRTLAVIY comes from the coding sequence ATGGAAAATACAATCAGGCAGATTTTGGAAAATCACGATATCCATGATCGTAAAATATTGGATAAAATAGTTTCAAAGCTGTTGACCCAAACGGAGATTCAAACTCATGTACAGCTGATTATAGAAGCTCAGAACAAAATTATGCACGAAGCAATCATTTATAAAGAAAGAGAAGAATTTGCTGACGCATTTTTTCCGATTACCAATGCACATTCCAAAAAGAAATACGAATTTGTTTTTCCGATGGCGCAATTTCCGAATATCAGAATTAAAAATATTTCTGGACTGGAATTGGCTGGTTTAAATTTTGAAGAAAATACAATCAAAGGAATTCCTTTTGAAAGCGATACTTATGATTTGAAGATCGAATTTTTTCATATTAACGACGAAGAAAATTCTGAATTTAAAAAAGCTCAACTTTTCGTCAACGCAGATCCAAAAGATTTGTGGAAAAACATTCCTTCCGATAAAGAAGCACCTTTTCACAAAGCAGATAAAGCAAAATTTAAAGGAAATTTTTCAGATAAAAAAATTGTGATCGCTTCACAAAGAGGTCGTTCTCATGCTCATGAAGGAAAGTTCAGAGATGATGATTTTGCGGTCAATGAATTACCCAATTCCTGGAGTATTATTTCAGTTTCCGATGGAGCAGGCTCTGCGCAATTGGCAAGATATGGCTCTGAATTGGCTACTCAATCAATCAACGATTATTTTAAAAATGCAGAAGTTTTAACCGAACTTGATATTCATCTCAATAAAATTTTCAATTTAGAAAATGATTATTCAGAAGCGAAACAAAATATTATAAAAATTCTTTATGAAGGAGTTTCTGATACTTTTAAAACTTTGAAGGAAAAGGCAGATGAGTATGAAGTGACTTTAAAAGATTTGCATTCCACTTTAATTTTTGCTTTGGTTAAAAAGTTTGACTTTGGATATATTATCTTGAGTTTTGGAGTAGGTGATTGCCCTATTAATCTGATTAACGAAGATTTTTCTGATGTTAAATTGCTAAATACAATGGATGTCGGCGAATTTGGAGGCGGTACCCGTTTTGTTACAATGAATGAAATTTTTGATGAAAATATTTCTTCACGTTTCAAAATAACGCATGCTAAAGATTTTTCTAAATTGGTTTTAATGACCGACGGAATTTACGACCCGAAATTTATCACCGAAAATAAACTGGAAGACATCGAAAGCTGGAAAACTTTTTTTGAAGATTTAAATGGTAAAAATGAAGATGAAGCGAAAGTAGATTTTCAAAACGATGAAACAATCGATGAACAATTACTTTCCTGGATGGATTTCTGGAGCAAAGGAAATCATGATGATCGAACTTTGGCGGTGATTTATTAA
- a CDS encoding GLPGLI family protein: protein MFKTILVSFSIFLSVLSFSQTYEIQYESSYNGKVQPNQNSVLVWVNENENFILNTKIKEQKSDYPFEISKIEKPSNTIVSYAFLKPNEAISTSDKESIAKQEFELTAQTKKILGYNCKKAVTKINSNTIEVWYTNDLKIKGGPSSLGQNLGLVLQIERNGNSATTAVSLKKIKITGIDKIISKTIPTTDLLSYKDLLWKSRFTTLKVFENEIINFSDQSKSDEKVKRFANGTIILKKIKFPKIAKGDNIFVELKQQSNGDAYDRTGTVFFIPEEKSQTFFDGLEKGAKTLPVYENGNGKQYYGVVSNQNYQPAVELMRFFTSFGINKFNHIELKDKTWQTISPFRQDITELKPSLSEKELWIGTFIGNYDKGGHKVSLDITIHNSEQIVNKNNKVIPLFNTTNIMEMAGQDYATMFNNDKGLFVEFNLEKDLKNAQLRYITTGHGGWENGDEFIPKANSIYLDGKIAFSFTPWRTECGSYRLFNPASGNFADGLSSSDLSRSNWCPGTVTNPVFISLGDLKAGKHTIQVKIPQGEPEGTSFSAWNISGVLLGNE, encoded by the coding sequence ATGTTTAAAACAATTTTAGTAAGTTTTTCTATTTTCTTATCTGTTTTAAGTTTTTCCCAGACCTACGAAATCCAATATGAAAGTTCGTACAACGGAAAAGTTCAGCCCAATCAAAATTCAGTTCTTGTTTGGGTTAATGAAAATGAAAACTTTATTTTAAATACAAAAATTAAAGAACAGAAAAGTGATTATCCGTTTGAAATCAGCAAGATTGAAAAACCTTCGAATACGATTGTTTCGTATGCTTTTTTAAAACCGAATGAAGCTATTTCTACTTCAGACAAAGAATCAATTGCTAAACAAGAATTTGAGTTGACTGCACAAACTAAAAAGATTTTAGGCTACAATTGTAAAAAAGCAGTTACAAAAATCAATTCAAACACGATTGAAGTTTGGTATACGAATGATTTAAAAATCAAAGGCGGACCATCAAGTTTGGGACAGAATTTAGGATTGGTATTACAAATTGAAAGAAACGGTAATTCAGCAACAACTGCTGTTTCGCTGAAGAAAATTAAAATAACTGGAATTGATAAGATTATTAGCAAGACTATTCCTACGACAGATCTTTTGAGCTATAAAGATTTACTTTGGAAAAGCAGATTTACGACATTAAAAGTTTTCGAAAATGAAATAATTAATTTCTCAGACCAATCAAAATCAGATGAAAAAGTAAAAAGATTTGCCAATGGAACTATTATTTTAAAGAAGATAAAATTTCCTAAAATTGCTAAAGGCGATAATATTTTTGTCGAATTGAAGCAACAATCCAACGGCGATGCTTACGACAGAACAGGAACCGTTTTTTTTATTCCTGAAGAAAAGTCACAAACATTTTTTGATGGATTAGAAAAAGGTGCAAAAACACTTCCCGTATACGAAAATGGCAATGGAAAACAATATTACGGAGTCGTTTCTAACCAAAATTATCAGCCGGCAGTTGAATTGATGCGATTTTTCACCTCTTTCGGCATCAATAAATTCAATCATATTGAATTAAAAGACAAAACTTGGCAAACTATAAGTCCGTTTCGTCAGGATATTACAGAATTAAAGCCTTCCCTTTCTGAAAAAGAGCTCTGGATCGGGACTTTCATTGGAAACTATGACAAAGGCGGTCACAAAGTGAGTTTAGATATTACAATTCACAACAGCGAACAGATTGTTAACAAAAATAATAAAGTTATTCCGCTTTTCAACACAACCAATATTATGGAAATGGCCGGTCAGGATTATGCAACGATGTTTAACAACGACAAAGGACTTTTTGTGGAATTTAATTTAGAAAAAGATCTTAAAAATGCACAGTTAAGATACATTACCACCGGACATGGAGGCTGGGAAAACGGCGACGAGTTTATTCCTAAAGCCAATTCAATTTATCTGGACGGAAAAATAGCATTTTCATTTACACCGTGGAGAACAGAATGCGGTTCTTACCGATTATTCAATCCGGCTTCGGGAAATTTTGCTGACGGACTTTCATCTTCAGATCTAAGCAGATCCAACTGGTGTCCCGGAACGGTAACTAATCCAGTTTTCATTTCTTTAGGAGATTTAAAAGCAGGAAAACATACTATTCAGGTGAAAATCCCTCAAGGAGAGCCGGAAGGAACAAGCTTCAGCGCATGGAATATTTCGGGTGTTTTACTTGGTAATGAGTAA
- a CDS encoding RsmB/NOP family class I SAM-dependent RNA methyltransferase, translated as MELIHRNLAIGIHDALQETFFEKNKYADKVIERLLKANRKWGSQDRAVVSEIFYNIIRWKKRLEYYMGESVKPTNIYKLIIAYLLWSKTNYKRFEEFEGIKIADITTKLRKGTVPTKAIEHSIPEWLVETLERELGDKWEKEMFALNEKAPTVLRANSLRTTPKELISDLADEDVVAYPIKNYPDAVQLEEKKNVFLTTAFKEGLFEVQDASSQKIGYFLDVKEGQRVVDACAGAGGKTLHLAALMGNKGQIIALDIFEWKLAELKRRAKRAGAHNIETRMISDTKVIKRLHDKVDRLLIDAPCSGLGVLKRNPDSKWKIDQDFIDRIKKEQQQIMQDYSKMLKVGGKMVYATCSILPSENNLQVDEFIKNNPNYKMIKDQRVMPSEGYDGFYMALIERLS; from the coding sequence ATGGAATTAATTCACAGAAACCTGGCAATCGGTATTCACGATGCTTTACAGGAAACATTTTTCGAAAAAAACAAATATGCCGATAAAGTAATCGAAAGACTTTTGAAAGCGAACAGAAAATGGGGAAGCCAGGATAGAGCCGTTGTTTCTGAGATTTTCTATAATATTATCCGTTGGAAAAAACGCCTTGAATATTACATGGGTGAAAGTGTGAAACCCACCAACATCTATAAATTGATTATTGCTTATCTGCTTTGGAGCAAGACCAATTACAAAAGATTTGAAGAATTTGAAGGAATCAAGATTGCCGACATTACTACAAAACTTAGAAAAGGAACCGTTCCTACCAAAGCAATTGAACATTCTATCCCGGAATGGCTTGTTGAAACTCTAGAAAGAGAATTGGGCGATAAGTGGGAAAAGGAAATGTTTGCTTTAAATGAAAAAGCACCGACCGTTTTAAGAGCGAATTCTCTGAGAACTACTCCAAAAGAGCTTATTTCTGATCTTGCAGATGAAGATGTGGTTGCTTATCCTATTAAAAATTATCCTGATGCGGTACAGCTTGAGGAAAAGAAAAATGTATTTCTTACCACGGCTTTCAAAGAAGGTTTGTTTGAGGTACAGGATGCTTCTTCACAAAAAATCGGTTATTTTCTGGATGTAAAAGAAGGCCAAAGAGTAGTTGATGCTTGCGCAGGTGCCGGTGGAAAAACCCTTCACTTAGCAGCTTTGATGGGAAACAAAGGACAAATTATCGCTCTTGATATTTTCGAATGGAAGTTGGCCGAATTGAAGCGTCGTGCAAAAAGAGCCGGAGCTCACAATATTGAAACGAGAATGATTTCTGATACGAAAGTAATCAAACGTCTTCACGATAAAGTAGACCGACTTTTGATTGATGCGCCATGTTCTGGTTTGGGAGTTTTAAAAAGAAATCCCGACAGTAAATGGAAAATCGATCAGGATTTTATCGATCGAATTAAGAAAGAGCAACAGCAAATCATGCAGGATTACTCTAAAATGCTGAAAGTTGGTGGTAAAATGGTGTATGCAACATGCTCTATTCTGCCTTCTGAAAACAATTTGCAAGTAGATGAATTTATCAAAAACAATCCTAATTATAAAATGATCAAAGATCAGAGAGTAATGCCAAGTGAAGGTTACGATGGTTTTTACATGGCTTTGATTGAGAGACTTTCTTAA